The Fusarium fujikuroi IMI 58289 draft genome, chromosome FFUJ_chr01 sequence caagcatGAGCATAAATGATAAACGGTGCCATCTTGAAGGGAAAACTGTCGAAAGCGTTTGCCCAATTCAAATTCTGAGCTTAGTAAATTGACATCTGGTCGGTGCTCAGAATCTGACACTCTAGAGATTACTGGCGTTATTTATTACTCCTGCAATTTATTATTCAATGCTTCATTTTACAACGAACTCAAAATATCGGCAGTGATCTCACCTCAACCAAACCAACCAATCATCTCGTATCTCTCTCCCGAACAGCCCGATAACAAAACCCTAAAACAACCATAAATCCTACCTAGATATCCACCGCTATATCATGCAACGTTTCTCTGCATACAACCGACTCCTAATTATACACTACAGAGAATCATCTTTCGAACATGACGTATAGGACGCTATCTACCTACCAAATAGAGTATATCGTGATCCTTGTATGACTGGAAGTATCAAAAGTGCCCAGCTTCCTGCGGGCGGGGAACCCTGCTTTATCTTACAAGACCTCGAAAACGTCGCACTGATCGACATCGCGGATCACACGTCCGATATTAACGGGTTACATGGCCGAAGTATGAGTAGTACGACATTGAATTTTGGAGTATAAAAAGTCAACTCAGAGACCCCTCTTTCAACTGATTTGTTTGTGGCTGTTTGTATTTGTCCTTTGCCTCTCTAGCACCTTCGGCATCTACCATACACTGATGCTACTTACAAAGATGGCATTAGCAGGAAGTCACTTTGGCGGCCAATGGGGCTCATTCGCCATCGCAGCAGACTCTTTCAACTTGTCCATGACAGACCATGTTATTCGCACATGGGCAGATCTCGGCGAACTCGATGAGTTCTACAACATTGATATGGCCCCGCGCAGGTACCAAGCCTTGACGACATACCATAAGAGCGAGAAAGATCTTCTTAGCGAAATTGACTTTGAGCATCTCgatcaagaaggcaaagTCGACTATATCATGCTCAACACATACCATACTCGTCAACTCAACAATCTCGATCTTCAGAAAGCCTCTAAGGAGAAATATGATCCTCTGCTGCCGTTTTCGGATGATCTTATTGGGATGCTTGAGGCGCGTCAGGATGTCGATCCGATGAAGGCCAAAGAAACAGCTGGTTTGCtaaacaacatcaccaagtcCATCACCAAAGTACAGACCAATGTACAAGACGGCGGTTTCAATGTTACCGAAACAACAGGATATCTTGCGAGTAAAGCCATCAccaatcttcttgatctcttaGGCGAGTGGTTCGCGTTTTACTCAACATATGATCCTCTATTTGACTTCTGGGTTACAACACCTTGGCAGGCGGCGAATACCTCTCTGACGAGCTATCTCGACGTTGTCCAGACAAAACTGGCTGGGATGAACCAAAAGGATGGTGAGGATGCTATCGTCGGCGAGCCTATTGGACGTAAAGGACTGGAAGTCGAACTTGAAGCCGAGATGATTCCCTATACACCGGAAGAACTCATCAAGATTGGAAATCAAGAATTCGCATGGTGTGAAAAGGAAATGATCAAGCAATCTGAAGCTCTCGGCTACGGGAAGGAATGGAAGAAAGCCCTCGAACACGTCAAAAATGACTATGTCGAACCCGGAAAGCAAACGGAACTTGTCCGCGACTTGGTCGTCGAAGGAAGTCTCTTCGTCACAGAGCGCGATCTCGTCACCATCCCCCCTTTGGCAAACTCAACATGGCGCATGACAATGATCAGTGCAGAGCAACAGAAAGTTTCACCATTCTTCCTCGGAGGTCCAGTCATTCAAGTCTCCTACCCCGTTTCATCAATGGAGCACGATTTGAAACTCATGGTTATGCGTGGTAATAATAAGCATTTCGCTCATGCGACAGCTTTCCACGAGATGTTCCCTGGCCACAGACTGCAGCTGTACATGGCAGATCGGTACAATTCCCATAGAAAAGAAATCTTCGATACACCCTTCTTCGTCGAAGGCTGGGCATTGTACTGGGAATTTCTGTTCTATGCACGGGATGATTTCCATAAATCTCCTGAGAATAGGATCGGTGCACTTTGGTGGCGTATGCATCGCTGTTTGAGAATTATTTTCTCGCTGAAATTTCACTTGGGAGAGATGACGGCTCAAGAGGCTGTTGATTTGCTCGTTGAGAGGATCAACCACGAGAGGAGTACAGCTGAGGGTGAGGTCAGACGATCTGTTGAGGGGACTTATTCGCCCCTTTATCAAGCTGGATATATGCTTGGCGCGCTTCAACTTTGGAAGTTGAGGGAAATGGCTGTTGATAGTGGAAAGATGACGCAAAAGGAGTATCATGATGCTATTTTGAAGACTGGTGGGCTGCCGattgagatggtcaaggcATTGATTTTGAACGACGAGCTTACGAGGGACTTCAAAGCGGGATGGAAGTTCTATGATTTCGATTAAGTATTAGTCTAACTATAATATCGAGAGCCTATATATGTTTTTGTCTGACACTAGACCCGTGCCTTACAACCACGACACAAAAATTGGTCTAACATCTAGTGTTTACCTTCCAACCAACCTTCAAAACTCTGGCGAGCACCAATAGCACCGCGCAGAGTGTACTCGAAAGCGCAGCCCAGATATGAGCCCCAGTGAGACTTTTGTCCTGCAACAAACCCCCAATAGGCGGTCCAGACAAACCCGCAAAAGAGACGAGACTAAAACACATGCCCATTCTCGTACCGATGGTATCAAGCCTCTTTGTGATACTGGCGACTCCAGTGGGCATGAGACTTTGAAAAGCGCCAGACGCGATGCCgtagaagatggagaagacgtAAACGCCTGCGACGTCGTGGACTGCAACCCATGTATATGCGACTACGGCGACACAGAGAGCTGCTGGGGCGATTGTGTTCAAGGGGCCGATTCTGTCGGCGAGGACGGGGATTAGGACTCGGGTTGGGAGACCGACGCCGTTGATTATTGTGGTGATGAGGGATGAATCGGCGAACGACATTCCGACTTCTTGCTGGCCAAAAGAAGCAAGCTTGAAGATTGTCAGTGAGACTATACAAGGGGATTGATTGGGGAACTCACGTAGTAGAAGGTGTAATACACCGACCACACAAAGAAGAACAAACCGCCCACATAAGATACGTAGAGAGTATCCTTGAAGGCACTCCAATCGATGATAGGTCCAGTCTGTCGCGGCGGAAGTCTTGGCCTCATGAAAATAGCCACGAGTATAAATCCAGCCAGATTAATGAATCCCAACACCCTCGCAGTCCAGGGCATACCGATGCTGGGAAGAAGCGCTCGAACAACAAGTGGGTAAACAGTGCCACCCAGAGAATTACCTGTAGTTACCAGCCCAATAGCAATACCTCTCCTTTTCTCAAAATACGTCgccaccaacgccaacgacGGCGCAAAGATAATACCCCCACCGATACCAGTGACGACACCCTGCGTGATCATAAGATGCCAGTAAGAAgtcgacaagctcatcatgaaAATCCCAATGAGCTGCAGTCCCGCACCAACAAGAAACGTGGGTATCCAAAACCCAGCATCTAGTAACCTTCCAGAGAAAGCACTCCCAAAGAAGGTGAACCATACTTGGATCGAACCGATCCATGAGATTTGGAAGGGCGATTGGGGGAGTGTGGAGGTGTAGTGGGCTTGAAAACTCCCGAATGAGTTGACGTAGCCCCATGTTGCGAAGATGACGATCCATCCCATTGCTACTTGTGTCCATGCTTCGATGCCGCCGTCTGGCGGAGGCGGGATGTCGCCGGGTCGGAAAGATGCACCTGCTGAGGCGATGATTTCGAGATCTTGCATCTCTGACCTCGTCGGTTCACGACGTAGCGTATTGATTGGTTTGCTTCTCTCATTAGCAATTTTTCACTTGGCAAAGGCATTGCGAACTCACAACATGGTTTCAGTATTAGAAGCATCAATTTGGGGTGTTTTTTCAGCCATTTTCGCTCAATCAAGACAAATAATTTTCAAAACATCGAATTCACGGTGAGGAACTGCGGTATCGCAATCTTAAGTAGCTTGCTACAGTCATGTTACGGTCAGAAAATCTAACGTGACAAGTCCCCGATACCGCTCCAGAATAAAAACCGGGAATAACATGATAATTATGGATCTGTTGTAAAAATTCTCGTGATAGCCTGCCCTTCTCGGTAACTAATCAACCGAACCGAAGGTCGATAAGCAGATAAGGGAGATAGCTGTTTCGATGCTCTACGAATGGGTAGTGGGCTTCTTATCACGTTTATGTAAATCATGGGCCTTGGCATAAATACTAGCACAAAATACCCCGCGGGATTGATGATAGCTTCGAGGACGGCGAATCTGCCTCGACTGGGATCGTCGGAACCGGCCGCTGTGAGTTGACTACTACTGAAAACAGAGTTTACAATAGCACCGAGACATTTCGCTTTGACAAGTCACTAAACGCAGACTATCACTTTATTAGATACCGAGAAATTTAACCGACGGGACTTGTGGCATTTAATTATGCGAAAATCCTTATCCCTCCCCCCATGCCAGGCCTTTCCCCAGACAGCTTTAGCTCCCCAGGCCCACGTTTCGCTTGAAGATATCCGCGGCATGTCACTCACCGGGAGAGCTTCCGGGATCGTGATCCCCTCCCGTCACGATCTTTTCGGCAAAGATGATCCCATCCCTTCAGATGGacatcaaggttcttgaaTGCCTTGACGAGTTTAGTCTGACGGTGCGGCTGAGATATTGTGGCTGCAAGCCAGTTCCCATTTCCTGGTAGAGTTGTCAGCCATGACGTGTCTCACAGTGAGATATTTTGCTAGTCTTTCTTTTTCACCCTTTGCCTAATTTCTTTCCCATGTGAGAAAAGGAGGCTCTTCGATTTGGGTTCTAGTCTTGTTCTTTGGAGGGCGCTGTGGCGTTTGTCGAAGCTTGTTTTACGAGCCTCCCTTCACGATAGATATCTTGTGGGAGGACCTCTGGAACTGCACTTAGTTCATGATCAGTAACCAAACTGTCGGTAATATGTCCcaaaatagataataaaaaacAATATTAGCACAGTAATTGTCATCACTTCACGCCACGGCTTCTATCGGTGACATTTGTCACTACCCCGTAGTTTAGTCTACCCTACTCCGTACTCCGATTCATATCCCCAATGTCCGTCACTTTTCGGTGTGGCCCGGAATGGCCGCTAGTTCCGTCTAGACCCTGATCTAGAAGCTCCGGCAATTCGCCAATCAATAGCGTCAAGCATGAAACTCTATCCATCATTGTCATGTCCCGTGCGTAACCCCCAGCACGCAGACGCGTATCTCACATACCGGGCTCTCGTAAGCCATCATAATCAACCTTATACCTCGCAGAAAACGTTGAGTATAAGTAAGAGAATACAGCCCTCCCCTAAACAGGCAAGACACCGAGAGAGAGAGGGTCCTTGTTTCTTAACTAGGTTCTTGGTTTCCAGATGTCGCTTGCTAAGAGGAACAACGGTGCGTCTCCGAAATCCACCCTTTGCGGATCATAACGATGTAGGGCTGACAGTTGAACTTTAGGCTGTTACGAGTGCTGCAAGAGACGTCTTAGGTGCGACAAGACAGAGCCCGAATGTCTCAAGTGTCAGAAAAAAGGCATCTCCTGCTCTGGGCAGGGCCTGAGGTGCAGGTACAGCAGCCACATGGCTGTTGACTCCGCACCTGGCGCTGGGAagcctttgactttgactttcaTCTCGTCATCGACGCTAGCAGAAACTCAATCTGGGAAGAGTTTCAGATGGGTCGACTCTGCGCAGAGGGTGAGAAAGGAGAGGGTAAGGAAGACCAAGGGAAGGGCTGCGTCTGATAGTCCGACTTCGTCGAATCCTCCTGACTCGGCGTCTTCTGACGATGCTACGTCGCCGTCGTCAGATGACTCGGCTTCTGAATTTGGTGGTGTCGTTGTGCCGTATCGATATGGTGTCACGATACATCCAGCACTGAATGAAGCTTCGAACGTCCAGACAAGGAGGTTGTTCAGTCATTGTAAGTTCCATGTCCTCTTTTGAGTCACCGTTCTAACACACCTAGTCTCTGAGATCATTGCCGGGCACATGGTAGTACTAGACTCGTTTTCCTTCAGCAACGGATACAGAGACGTCATTCTACCGCTCGCCCACCAAGATGAGAATCTCGCACAAGCTGTATCAGTCGTCTCGGCGTTTCACCTAGGACAAAGGGATCCCAGGTTACAACGCATCGCTGAAGCTGGTCACCAAGCTATTGTTCAGAAGCTACGGCGGGACTCACTTCAACTTAGCCCTGAGCAACTCTTCAACCCATACATCCTCGCAACAATCTTGGTGCTTTTGGTTGGTGAAACAATCACGGGCGCCGACAACTACACCTATCTTCTGGAGATGCTCAACTGTCTCACACAATATCCAGACTGGATATCAATGCTACCACCTAGTCTGAAGGACTTCTTTCTTCAGCAGATCAAGATGTACGTTGTCCTACTGATTTTTGTCTGAAGTATTCACTGATTGATGTTAGGTTCCAACTATTTGGCGTCCCTCTAGCCAACGAGTCCAAAGGCCTCCAAGTTCTGACCGGCCCCGAAGCCTACCTCGACTTCATGGCCTACCCCGAACTCCCCCCGCAATCTGAACACTTCACCAACATGGAGACCATCCGCTCCGCCATCTTCGACGCTTGCAGCATCTACCGCCGCCGCGCTGAATCCTCCCTCAGCGACGACGAGTCCATTCATCTAGTTGAACAACTGCGCCTCAAAGTCCTGAATCTCGACAGTACCACGAAAGGAGCACACGCCCTTGTCTGGACGTACTTCATCGCTGCTGCGGAGAGTATTCTACCGGAGCATAGGGAGTTCTTTGCAGGGAGATTGGCGGACTTGTATAATGTTACGAATTTTGGAAGTATTCCTGTTGCGGTCAAGGCGCTGGGGACGATTTGGAGTATGCAGGGGACGAGGCGGTGGACGGAGATTGTTAGTAGTGAGACGCCGATTCTTATTATGTAAATTACTAGGGATAGTTACGATGGATGATAAAAGGGTTACAGGTAAAGGTGTTCATGGAGCATGGATGGAAAATTGATATTATTGTCATGATTAAGGCTCCGTTTCAGCGTGATCACCCGATGGGCCACGATCCTATAAAATGGAAAggtttaggtaagttagcataagtttagggcAGTATCTCCTCAACTTTGGACCTTTGGTCATCTCTCGAGTTCTTGCTCGACGTGCTTAGCTCTTTATAACAATACCTCAGGTGCCTATGCATAGAACGAATATTCAGTTTTATTAGATTAATGTAAGGATACTAGCCTAGCCCCTGATTTGAACCAGGAAAATGATA is a genomic window containing:
- a CDS encoding related to monocarboxylate transporter 4 yields the protein MAEKTPQIDASNTETMFKPINTLRREPTRSEMQDLEIIASAGASFRPGDIPPPPDGGIEAWTQVAMGWIVIFATWGYVNSFGSFQAHYTSTLPQSPFQISWIGSIQVWFTFFGSAFSGRLLDAGFWIPTFLVGAGLQLIGIFMMSLSTSYWHLMITQGVVTGIGGGIIFAPSLALVATYFEKRRGIAIGLVTTGNSLGGTVYPLVVRALLPSIGMPWTARVLGFINLAGFILVAIFMRPRLPPRQTGPIIDWSAFKDTLYVSYVGGLFFFVWSVYYTFYYLASFGQQEVGMSFADSSLITTIINGVGLPTRVLIPVLADRIGPLNTIAPAALCVAVVAYTWVAVHDVAGVYVFSIFYGIASGAFQSLMPTGVASITKRLDTIGTRMGMCFSLVSFAGLSGPPIGGLLQDKSLTGAHIWAALSSTLCAVLLVLARVLKVGWKVNTRC